One Gordonia sp. SID5947 genomic region harbors:
- a CDS encoding arabinosyltransferase domain-containing protein yields MTSETATPASETRSRNYRTAKIVAVVAGVLGFLAAIITPLLPVNQSTAELNWPQGNGVGNVAAPLVSYVPIDMDVTVPCSLAAQLPRDGGLLLSTIPEGGQDAGARALMIRATDDALTVTDRDVVILNTDRAGAQTNPDCRIMFHADGSGVSARFENAPGDGLHTFSVADQEMRPQIVGIYTDLPESAPRDGLSVHATIDTRYVSTPSALKLAVIVIGIIMTILSLIALGVLDRRDGRGHKRFLPAGWFTIRGPDVAVFLILAFWWFAGANTSDDGYNFTVGRIAGDAGYADNYFRYFGVPQDPFGWHFQVIAAMTHVSLAAPWMRLPAFLLGLLGWWLISREVIPRLGRAVRNSTPAVWSAAFVFLAIWLPYNNGLRPEPAEAVGALLTWCCVERAIATRRMLPYAIAVVVAAFTLALAPGGLMAVAALLAGIRPVVKTLVTRRKRDGLLPMLAPVLAAGTAVLYQIFFDQPLMPLIVGNKVATDVGPTLEWWQEPVRYYYLILPTADGTLARRFGVLLMILCLVVVLLRLLRRVHPNGIARAPIWRLIAVILGTMFFIAFTPTKWTHHFGVYAGIAAGLAAAAGAMMAPAILRSRRNRTFFAAAVLAVTAISFTGTNGWWFVGSYGIPWWDRPPSIAGIKVGWVILAFAVITALVGLWFHFRDDYVDEKTRTQGGDGWASKLKFSPLPVISGLVVIFMVLSFAKGGYEQRDSWSWMKSNARAMTGNECALANDVLVEQDPNTGLLPPAAVDGRPAPNVSAALAGTGNGLPDPDGFTPNGVPNRLSIDSTEEQDTATSTAQNTAQSGAGSDESTQTTESAQGGTEGGQGARGVNGSTVRLPFGLNPANTPVLGSYGSPSGTGSLTTDWYSLPERNADAPLLTIAAAGSIQAVDGLGVQHSGQQVIVRFGRTGADGRVTPVGVRSPIDIGEVPTWRNLRFPLADAPPRADVVRVEVSDTAGAPSEWVAITPPRVTQLRTLNDVVGTTDPVFIDWLPGMVFPCQQPMKVRDGVLEVPKWRIMPDAEATRKNSQTWMSGKAGGPLGITEAMLTPTLLPTYLRNNWGRDWGGLQRFAEIDPAPPAELELGTARHSGLYNPAPMRSSGY; encoded by the coding sequence ATGACCAGTGAGACAGCGACCCCCGCCTCGGAGACCCGCTCCCGCAACTACCGCACGGCGAAGATCGTCGCCGTGGTGGCAGGTGTGCTCGGCTTCCTCGCGGCCATCATCACGCCACTGCTGCCGGTGAATCAGTCCACCGCGGAACTCAATTGGCCGCAGGGCAACGGTGTGGGCAATGTGGCCGCGCCCCTCGTCTCGTACGTCCCCATCGACATGGATGTCACGGTTCCGTGTTCACTGGCCGCGCAACTGCCCCGGGACGGCGGGCTCCTGCTCTCCACCATCCCGGAGGGCGGGCAGGATGCCGGCGCCCGCGCACTGATGATCCGGGCCACCGACGACGCACTGACCGTGACCGATCGCGACGTCGTGATCCTCAACACCGATCGCGCAGGCGCCCAGACGAATCCCGACTGCCGGATCATGTTCCACGCCGACGGCTCGGGCGTTTCGGCCCGTTTCGAGAACGCGCCCGGCGACGGACTGCACACGTTCTCGGTCGCCGATCAGGAGATGCGACCCCAGATCGTCGGTATCTACACCGATCTGCCCGAGTCCGCGCCGCGGGACGGGTTGTCGGTGCACGCGACCATCGACACCCGCTATGTCAGCACGCCGTCGGCGCTGAAGCTCGCGGTGATCGTCATCGGCATCATCATGACGATCCTGTCGCTGATCGCGCTGGGTGTTCTCGATCGCCGGGACGGCAGGGGGCACAAGCGGTTCCTGCCGGCCGGCTGGTTCACCATTCGCGGCCCCGACGTCGCGGTGTTCCTCATCCTGGCCTTCTGGTGGTTCGCCGGGGCCAACACGTCCGATGACGGCTACAACTTCACCGTCGGCCGGATCGCCGGGGATGCGGGCTACGCGGACAACTACTTCCGCTATTTCGGCGTGCCACAGGACCCGTTCGGCTGGCATTTCCAGGTCATCGCCGCGATGACACACGTGAGCCTCGCCGCGCCGTGGATGCGTCTGCCCGCCTTTCTCCTGGGGCTCCTCGGCTGGTGGCTCATCAGCCGAGAGGTGATCCCCCGCCTCGGCCGCGCGGTCCGCAACAGCACGCCCGCGGTGTGGTCGGCGGCCTTTGTCTTCCTGGCCATCTGGCTGCCCTACAACAACGGTCTGCGCCCCGAACCCGCCGAGGCCGTCGGCGCCCTGCTGACGTGGTGTTGCGTCGAGCGGGCGATAGCCACACGCCGGATGCTGCCGTACGCCATCGCGGTGGTGGTCGCGGCCTTCACCCTTGCACTCGCGCCCGGCGGGCTGATGGCGGTCGCCGCGCTGCTCGCCGGTATCCGTCCGGTGGTCAAGACGTTGGTGACACGGCGCAAGCGGGACGGCCTGCTGCCCATGCTCGCCCCGGTCCTCGCCGCGGGAACCGCGGTGCTCTACCAGATCTTCTTCGACCAGCCACTGATGCCGCTGATCGTCGGCAACAAGGTCGCCACCGACGTCGGCCCGACGCTGGAGTGGTGGCAGGAACCGGTCCGGTACTACTACCTGATCCTGCCGACCGCCGACGGCACGCTCGCACGACGTTTCGGTGTGCTGCTGATGATCCTCTGCCTGGTCGTCGTGCTGCTCCGGCTCTTGCGTCGCGTGCATCCGAACGGCATTGCCCGCGCCCCGATCTGGCGCCTGATCGCGGTGATCCTCGGCACGATGTTCTTCATCGCCTTCACCCCCACCAAGTGGACGCATCATTTCGGCGTCTACGCGGGCATCGCGGCCGGTCTCGCCGCCGCCGCCGGCGCCATGATGGCCCCCGCCATTCTCCGATCGCGTCGCAACCGGACGTTCTTCGCGGCCGCCGTGCTGGCGGTGACCGCGATCTCGTTCACCGGCACCAACGGCTGGTGGTTCGTCGGTAGCTACGGAATCCCGTGGTGGGACCGCCCGCCGTCGATCGCCGGGATCAAGGTGGGCTGGGTCATCCTGGCATTCGCGGTGATCACCGCGTTGGTGGGTCTGTGGTTCCACTTCCGCGACGACTACGTCGACGAGAAGACCAGGACGCAGGGCGGGGACGGCTGGGCATCGAAGCTGAAGTTCTCACCGCTGCCGGTGATCTCGGGACTCGTCGTGATCTTCATGGTGTTGTCGTTCGCCAAGGGCGGGTACGAGCAGCGTGACAGTTGGTCGTGGATGAAGTCGAATGCGCGCGCGATGACCGGCAACGAATGCGCTCTCGCCAACGACGTTCTGGTGGAACAGGATCCCAACACCGGCCTGTTGCCGCCGGCCGCGGTCGACGGACGGCCGGCACCGAATGTCTCGGCGGCACTGGCCGGGACGGGTAACGGCCTACCCGACCCCGACGGTTTCACACCGAACGGCGTACCGAACCGGCTGTCCATCGACTCCACCGAGGAGCAGGACACCGCGACCTCGACGGCGCAGAACACCGCCCAGTCGGGCGCGGGCTCCGACGAATCCACTCAGACCACCGAGTCTGCGCAAGGTGGAACCGAGGGCGGGCAGGGTGCGCGCGGTGTCAACGGCTCGACTGTGCGACTGCCGTTCGGGCTGAACCCGGCGAACACTCCGGTACTCGGTTCCTACGGCTCCCCCAGCGGGACCGGTTCGCTGACCACCGACTGGTACTCACTTCCCGAACGCAACGCCGACGCGCCACTGCTCACCATCGCCGCGGCCGGCTCGATACAGGCCGTCGACGGGCTCGGCGTGCAGCACAGCGGCCAGCAGGTCATCGTCCGGTTCGGCCGGACCGGGGCCGACGGTCGCGTCACCCCGGTCGGCGTGAGGTCGCCGATCGACATCGGCGAGGTACCCACCTGGCGGAATCTGCGGTTTCCGCTCGCCGACGCCCCGCCACGCGCCGACGTGGTACGGGTGGAGGTCAGTGACACCGCTGGTGCACCGTCGGAATGGGTGGCGATCACGCCACCGCGGGTGACCCAGTTGCGCACTCTCAACGACGTCGTCGGGACCACCGATCCGGTCTTCATCGACTGGCTACCGGGCATGGTCTTCCCGTGCCAGCAGCCGATGAAGGTTCGTGACGGTGTGCTCGAGGTACCGAAGTGGCGCATCATGCCCGACGCCGAAGCCACCCGAAAGAACAGCCAGACCTGGATGTCCGGCAAGGCGGGCGGTCCACTGGGCATCACCGAGGCGATGCTGACCCCGACCTTGCTCCCCACGTATCTCCGCAACAACTGGGGACGAGACTGGGGTGGCCTGCAGCGGTTCGCCGAGATCGATCCGGCACCTCCGGCCGAGCTGGAGTTGGGCACCGCACGCCATTCCGGGCTCTACAACCCGGCCCCGATGCGGTCGAGCGGGTACTGA
- a CDS encoding oxygenase MpaB family protein: protein MDRVVNTYQHEHVAEVRPARARRRVRRTGDLVTGLGPTIAGANVIMQLANPKVGHGVVESRVDSGNAVKHPIKRSRTTGTFLAVALLGDADDRAFVGAELERIHDLVYSTAESPVRYSANDSRLQLWVAVCLVKYFLDQYELLYGPLSPAEKDRVVDDSRWLGTTLNVTAQQWPDSYADLQEYWRSQLDDMTIDPPVRAMLQQLSDLSFLEYRIGAAGTLAHKVFGRPMSYLIKAGLPPEFRTMMHWRWSAEDDAAYDRTLRVARFVDPATGRVVRGLLQAYLYDMRLRRRLGIKVF from the coding sequence ATGGACCGTGTGGTGAACACGTACCAGCACGAGCACGTCGCCGAGGTCAGGCCGGCTCGCGCGCGTCGTCGTGTTCGGCGGACCGGCGACCTGGTCACCGGGCTCGGCCCAACCATCGCGGGCGCCAACGTGATCATGCAACTGGCGAATCCCAAAGTCGGCCACGGTGTGGTGGAGAGCCGCGTCGACTCCGGTAACGCGGTGAAACATCCGATCAAGCGCAGTCGCACCACCGGCACCTTTCTCGCGGTCGCGCTGCTGGGCGACGCCGACGACCGGGCTTTTGTCGGTGCCGAGCTCGAACGCATCCATGATCTCGTCTACTCGACCGCCGAGAGCCCTGTTCGTTACAGCGCCAACGACTCCCGGCTCCAGTTGTGGGTGGCGGTCTGCCTGGTGAAGTACTTCCTCGATCAATACGAACTCCTCTACGGGCCACTGAGCCCTGCCGAGAAGGACCGAGTCGTCGACGACTCCCGCTGGCTCGGCACAACCCTCAACGTGACCGCGCAGCAGTGGCCGGACAGTTACGCCGACCTGCAGGAGTACTGGCGCAGCCAACTGGACGACATGACGATCGACCCACCGGTTCGCGCGATGCTGCAACAACTCTCGGACCTGTCGTTCCTCGAGTACCGGATCGGCGCCGCCGGCACCCTGGCCCACAAGGTCTTCGGTCGTCCGATGAGTTACCTGATCAAGGCGGGACTGCCGCCGGAGTTCCGCACGATGATGCACTGGCGCTGGAGCGCCGAGGACGACGCGGCCTACGACCGGACGCTGCGGGTGGCACGCTTCGTCGATCCGGCCACCGGACGTGTCGTGCGCGGACTCCTGCAGGCCTACCTCTACGACATGCGTCTGCGACGCCGGCTGGGGATCAAGGTCTTCTAG
- a CDS encoding VIT family protein, producing MTVGHEHQHTGEPHRGGGLANRLNWLRAGVLGANDGIVSTAGIVVGVAAATAERAPIFTAGVAGLAAGAVSMALGEYVSVSTQRDTEQTLLAKEERELLEQPEAEFDELVGLYELKGLTHETACRVARELSDRDAFEAHADAELGIDPHELTNPWQAAFSSAVSFTAGALLPLVAILTPPAAWRIPVAFMAVIIALALTGAVGATLGGSRPWRPMVRVVIGGALAMVVTFAIGRLVGQTVA from the coding sequence ATGACCGTCGGCCACGAACACCAGCACACAGGTGAGCCCCACCGCGGTGGCGGACTCGCCAATCGCCTCAACTGGTTGCGCGCCGGCGTTCTCGGCGCCAACGACGGGATCGTCTCCACGGCAGGCATCGTGGTCGGCGTCGCCGCCGCGACAGCCGAGAGAGCACCGATCTTCACCGCGGGCGTTGCCGGCCTTGCCGCGGGCGCGGTGTCGATGGCACTGGGCGAATATGTCTCGGTCAGCACGCAACGCGACACCGAACAGACCCTGCTCGCGAAGGAAGAGCGCGAACTCCTCGAGCAACCCGAAGCCGAGTTCGACGAACTCGTCGGTCTCTACGAGTTGAAGGGACTGACCCACGAGACCGCGTGCCGTGTGGCGCGGGAACTCAGCGACCGCGACGCCTTCGAGGCACATGCGGACGCCGAGCTCGGCATCGACCCGCACGAGCTGACCAATCCGTGGCAGGCGGCGTTCTCGTCGGCGGTGTCGTTCACCGCCGGGGCCCTCCTGCCCTTGGTAGCGATCCTCACGCCGCCGGCGGCCTGGCGAATCCCGGTCGCTTTCATGGCCGTCATCATCGCGCTCGCACTCACCGGCGCCGTGGGCGCGACGCTCGGCGGTTCCCGTCCGTGGCGACCGATGGTGCGTGTGGTGATCGGAGGTGCGCTGGCGATGGTCGTCACGTTCGCCATCGGCCGGCTGGTCGGGCAGACCGTGGCGTGA
- a CDS encoding HNH endonuclease, with protein sequence MGEISSAIEVMREVTVADAASGRQVFDATKALMELRNLVDHLLAVHAEALDRLGVATQSGAKTRNLLMEMGAAPSVAARWLRIGAALASLQRLPGYAGDGVFSGEHVDAMVQGLAHIARRAADGLCEQERLEHERALIAQTLSGATTKELEQTARAIGNQIATETGGLPAGEDRRLNEFTVVPTPDGRVKVTGDLDVVIGEKLIAAINSLAQPRPEPDGSPDARTIGARRADALEQILDAAATADTPFMTAPKTHLTLTIPVDTPDLASLTWLGPISQATAKMLACDAGITEIIIDGNRAPLDMGYEQRLFTPHQRTAITARDRCCIKCGGPAAWSHIHHMIHWHDGGPTDLDNGCLLCPSCHAHVHAHGWDIVIGIDRHPWLIPPTTTDPHRTPLPAHNRRTMHLHETAA encoded by the coding sequence ATGGGGGAAATCAGCTCGGCCATCGAGGTCATGCGTGAGGTCACCGTCGCCGATGCGGCGTCGGGCCGGCAGGTGTTCGACGCCACCAAGGCGTTGATGGAACTGCGCAACCTGGTCGATCACCTGCTGGCGGTACACGCCGAAGCGCTCGACCGGCTGGGAGTGGCGACACAGTCCGGAGCAAAGACCCGGAACCTGTTGATGGAGATGGGTGCCGCACCGAGTGTGGCCGCCCGCTGGTTACGCATCGGCGCCGCACTGGCGTCGCTGCAGCGACTACCCGGTTACGCCGGTGACGGTGTGTTCTCCGGCGAACACGTCGATGCGATGGTGCAGGGGCTGGCCCACATCGCCCGGCGCGCCGCCGACGGACTGTGTGAGCAGGAACGCCTCGAGCACGAACGGGCACTGATCGCCCAGACGCTCTCGGGTGCGACAACAAAGGAGCTCGAGCAGACGGCACGGGCGATCGGCAACCAGATCGCCACCGAAACCGGGGGACTACCCGCGGGGGAAGATCGCCGGCTCAACGAATTCACAGTTGTCCCGACCCCCGACGGGCGGGTGAAGGTCACCGGTGATCTTGATGTCGTGATCGGCGAAAAGCTGATCGCGGCGATCAACTCGTTGGCCCAACCACGCCCGGAGCCAGACGGTTCCCCCGATGCCCGCACCATCGGCGCTCGACGCGCAGACGCCCTCGAACAAATCCTCGACGCCGCCGCCACCGCAGACACCCCCTTCATGACCGCACCGAAAACCCACCTCACCCTGACCATCCCCGTCGACACCCCCGACCTCGCGTCGCTGACATGGTTGGGCCCGATATCACAGGCGACGGCGAAGATGCTGGCCTGCGATGCCGGCATCACCGAAATCATCATCGACGGAAACCGGGCACCCCTGGACATGGGCTACGAACAACGCCTGTTCACCCCACACCAACGCACAGCCATCACCGCCCGCGATCGATGCTGCATCAAATGCGGCGGGCCCGCCGCCTGGAGCCACATCCACCACATGATCCACTGGCACGACGGTGGCCCCACCGACCTCGACAACGGCTGCCTACTCTGCCCGTCCTGCCACGCCCACGTCCACGCCCACGGCTGGGACATCGTGATCGGAATCGACCGCCACCCCTGGCTCATCCCACCCACCACCACCGACCCACACCGAACACCACTACCCGCCCACAACCGCCGCACCATGCACCTCCACGAGACCGCCGCCTGA
- the mqo gene encoding malate dehydrogenase (quinone), with the protein MGTGTRIDIRSPREADVLLIGGGIMSATLGSMIAVLQPDWRVVLVERAGGLAEESTGPWNNAGTGHMGLCELNYMPDPTDGRQAATVAQQFHLSRQWWAFLADRGLIADPSGFINTAPHMDVVFGHRDVNYLRRRFQTLSTEPIFAEMEYSEDPQQIRAWSPLIVEGRDIGEPIAATRHPRGTDIDFGALTKALTGIIVDRGGSVVFDHDVRSLRQNPDHSWCASGRLTHGRAEFTVRARHVFVGAGGFALRLLQRAGIPEVNGYAVLPVGAAFYRCATPSVVARHDAKVYGQAAVGAPPMSVPHLDKRIVDHEEYLMFGPYATFSTKLLKQGRLTDFFTTLRWRNLHVLVAACLHNLSLIRFLLSELLAGPRRRFGQLQKFLPSARSDEWELIPAGQRAQLVTPDKKRIGVLRQGTELIVSDDRSISGLLGASPGASTAVPIMLDLLRRSFPDEWEMSWKNSVAEAIPDLDRTDWGPEAATDSLDRTASALGLNRAS; encoded by the coding sequence ATGGGCACCGGAACACGCATCGACATCCGCTCTCCCCGCGAAGCCGACGTACTCCTCATCGGCGGAGGGATCATGTCGGCGACCCTCGGATCGATGATCGCGGTCCTACAGCCGGACTGGCGAGTTGTCCTGGTGGAGCGAGCCGGAGGCCTGGCGGAAGAGAGCACCGGCCCATGGAACAACGCGGGCACCGGACACATGGGTCTGTGCGAACTCAACTACATGCCGGATCCGACGGATGGTCGACAGGCGGCCACCGTCGCACAGCAGTTCCATCTGAGCAGACAGTGGTGGGCATTTCTCGCAGACCGCGGTCTCATCGCCGATCCGTCCGGATTCATCAACACCGCGCCGCACATGGATGTCGTGTTCGGTCATCGCGATGTGAACTACCTGCGCCGCCGCTTTCAGACCTTGAGCACCGAACCGATCTTCGCGGAAATGGAGTATTCGGAAGACCCTCAACAGATCAGGGCGTGGTCGCCGCTGATCGTCGAGGGTCGTGACATCGGTGAACCGATCGCCGCGACGCGACATCCACGCGGTACCGACATCGATTTCGGCGCCCTGACCAAGGCCCTGACGGGCATCATCGTCGATCGGGGCGGATCGGTGGTGTTCGACCACGATGTGCGAAGCCTTCGCCAGAATCCGGATCACAGTTGGTGTGCGAGTGGCCGACTGACGCACGGCCGAGCGGAATTCACGGTGCGAGCACGGCATGTGTTCGTCGGCGCGGGTGGGTTCGCTCTGCGACTGCTCCAGCGTGCGGGGATCCCGGAGGTCAACGGCTATGCGGTGCTACCTGTCGGTGCCGCGTTCTACCGCTGCGCGACCCCGTCCGTGGTAGCCCGGCACGATGCGAAGGTGTACGGGCAAGCAGCCGTCGGTGCCCCGCCGATGTCGGTGCCACACCTGGACAAACGCATCGTCGATCACGAGGAGTACCTCATGTTCGGACCGTACGCGACGTTCAGTACCAAACTCCTCAAGCAGGGTAGGCTCACGGACTTCTTCACCACGCTGCGATGGCGCAACCTACATGTGTTGGTGGCCGCGTGTCTCCACAACCTGTCCCTGATCCGATTTCTGCTCTCAGAGCTCCTCGCCGGTCCGCGCCGGAGGTTCGGTCAATTGCAGAAGTTCCTTCCTTCCGCGCGCTCCGACGAGTGGGAGCTGATCCCGGCCGGTCAACGTGCCCAATTGGTGACACCGGACAAGAAGCGGATCGGTGTGCTCCGACAAGGAACGGAGCTCATCGTGAGTGACGACCGCTCCATCTCGGGACTGCTCGGCGCATCGCCGGGTGCGTCGACGGCGGTTCCCATCATGCTGGACCTGCTTCGGCGGTCCTTTCCAGACGAGTGGGAGATGAGCTGGAAAAACTCGGTGGCGGAGGCGATCCCGGATCTCGACCGCACGGACTGGGGCCCGGAGGCTGCGACCGACAGTCTCGACCGGACCGCATCCGCGCTGGGTCTGAACCGCGCATCGTGA
- a CDS encoding DICT sensory domain-containing protein, which produces MTHDSRRESSTETGFTLFEDLELHMQFAPVCRLTDGAVAALELQLRGPSGTRLGTVDALGRAARLMEQHHVIDRRRQQFARSARARSVATILPLLVAMDLELLDQLEEDTMVTLERQIVVVMPSAVSRSPQHTLARVARARAAGKIICVDGLETSEDAATLLSLIEPDIIVTGAALLQHNATQDSARLAHILAAHTERSHAVVIAEGVDDDARRITAITMGASFGIGALYPPVENPTALANVPVVPLPEMPVWSTPGPDEATPYAIASASIVPRRGDKRLLIEMSKALEHQAAIGGAAIVLGTFQQAEHFTPRTAERWRLMSEKTGLAGVYGVGLPDLRDGNVHRAPLRSDDDLVDEWNVAVLGPHFAALLSARDQHSGNADLDRTFDFVQTYDRMTVTQAVRSILMRFG; this is translated from the coding sequence ATGACGCATGACTCCCGACGGGAATCGTCGACCGAGACCGGGTTCACCCTGTTCGAGGATCTCGAGCTACACATGCAGTTCGCGCCGGTGTGCCGCTTGACCGACGGTGCCGTCGCCGCGCTCGAACTACAGCTCCGCGGTCCTTCGGGGACCAGACTCGGGACGGTCGACGCGCTGGGCCGGGCGGCGAGGTTGATGGAGCAACATCACGTCATCGACCGCCGTCGGCAACAGTTCGCGCGATCGGCTCGTGCCCGGTCCGTCGCCACGATCCTGCCGCTGCTGGTGGCGATGGATCTCGAACTCCTCGATCAACTCGAGGAAGACACCATGGTCACCCTCGAACGACAGATCGTGGTCGTCATGCCGAGCGCGGTCTCCCGCAGTCCGCAACACACGCTCGCACGAGTGGCCCGGGCCCGGGCGGCCGGCAAGATCATCTGCGTCGATGGCCTCGAGACCAGTGAGGACGCCGCGACTCTGCTCTCCCTGATCGAGCCCGACATCATCGTGACCGGAGCAGCTCTGCTGCAACACAATGCGACTCAGGATTCGGCCCGCCTGGCTCACATACTCGCCGCCCACACAGAGCGAAGTCATGCCGTGGTGATCGCCGAAGGTGTCGACGACGACGCCCGGAGGATCACCGCCATCACGATGGGCGCCTCTTTCGGCATCGGCGCCCTCTACCCTCCGGTGGAGAATCCGACAGCGCTGGCGAATGTCCCGGTGGTCCCGTTGCCCGAGATGCCGGTGTGGTCCACTCCCGGCCCGGATGAGGCCACCCCGTACGCCATCGCCTCGGCCTCGATCGTCCCGCGCCGCGGCGACAAGCGACTGCTCATCGAGATGAGCAAGGCGCTCGAACACCAGGCCGCCATCGGCGGCGCAGCCATCGTGCTGGGCACCTTCCAGCAAGCGGAGCACTTCACCCCGCGGACCGCGGAACGCTGGCGGTTGATGTCCGAGAAGACCGGGCTGGCAGGCGTCTACGGCGTCGGGCTACCCGATCTGCGGGACGGCAACGTCCATCGGGCGCCGCTGCGGTCCGACGACGACCTCGTCGACGAGTGGAACGTCGCTGTTCTCGGCCCACACTTCGCCGCTCTGCTGTCGGCACGAGACCAACACAGTGGTAACGCCGACCTCGACCGCACCTTCGACTTCGTGCAGACCTACGACCGGATGACCGTGACCCAGGCAGTCAGGTCGATCCTGATGCGTTTCGGCTAG
- a CDS encoding acyl-CoA carboxylase subunit beta: MTDTTAGKLADLREKLESAKDPGGEKAVAKRQAKGICSPRERLAMLFDPGTFVEIGALAKMPGAAQSGYGDGVVTGHGLVHGRPVAAFSHDQTVFGGTVGEMFGRKVSALMEWAGKIGCPMVGINDSAGARIQDAVTSLAWYAEMGRRNLLLSGLAPQISVILGKCAGGAVYTPANTDILVAVEDKSYMFVTGPDVLKQVNGEDISAEDLGSAHNQARWGNIHHVAVDEKTAFEWVREYLQYMPSSAYELPPIINPGLEPEITESDLSLNEFMPDNDNAGYDMHDIVIKLFDDGAFHEVGELFAPNILTGYARVDGRAVGVVANQPNVMSGVLDTDSSEKATRFVRICNAFHIPLVFLVDTPGILPGLAEEQKGTIRRSGKFLYAYVEADVPKVTVVLRKAYGGAYAVMGCKQLGADINLAWPSAKIAVMGAESAAAVLTRRQTEGMSAADSDKVRRDFIDFYNTNMATPYLAAERGYIDAVIEPAETRLQLRKALAQLRDKTEYRTPRKHYLMPI, from the coding sequence GTGACTGACACCACCGCCGGCAAGCTGGCCGACCTCCGCGAGAAGTTGGAGTCCGCCAAGGACCCCGGAGGCGAGAAGGCCGTCGCCAAGCGCCAGGCGAAGGGCATCTGTTCGCCTCGTGAGCGCCTGGCGATGTTGTTCGACCCGGGGACCTTTGTCGAGATCGGTGCGCTGGCCAAGATGCCCGGGGCCGCACAGAGTGGGTACGGCGACGGCGTGGTGACCGGCCATGGTCTGGTGCACGGCCGTCCGGTTGCGGCGTTCTCGCACGATCAGACGGTGTTCGGCGGGACCGTCGGAGAGATGTTCGGCCGCAAGGTCTCCGCACTGATGGAGTGGGCCGGCAAGATCGGCTGCCCGATGGTCGGCATCAACGATTCGGCGGGTGCTCGCATCCAGGACGCGGTCACGTCGCTGGCCTGGTACGCGGAGATGGGCCGTCGAAATCTGTTGCTCTCGGGTCTCGCTCCACAGATCTCGGTGATCCTGGGCAAGTGTGCCGGCGGCGCCGTGTACACACCTGCCAACACCGACATCCTCGTCGCGGTCGAGGACAAGAGCTACATGTTCGTCACCGGGCCCGATGTGCTCAAACAGGTCAACGGCGAGGACATCTCGGCCGAGGACCTCGGTAGCGCCCACAACCAGGCGCGGTGGGGCAACATCCATCACGTCGCAGTGGACGAGAAGACGGCGTTCGAGTGGGTCCGAGAGTATCTGCAGTACATGCCGTCCAGCGCATATGAGCTGCCGCCGATCATCAATCCCGGTCTGGAGCCGGAGATCACCGAGTCGGATCTGTCACTGAACGAATTCATGCCGGACAACGACAATGCCGGCTACGACATGCACGACATCGTCATCAAGCTGTTCGACGATGGCGCCTTCCATGAGGTCGGCGAGCTGTTCGCGCCGAACATCCTGACCGGATATGCGCGCGTCGACGGTCGGGCGGTGGGCGTGGTCGCCAACCAGCCGAACGTGATGTCCGGTGTGCTGGACACGGATTCGTCGGAGAAGGCAACCCGCTTCGTACGGATCTGCAACGCCTTTCACATCCCGCTGGTCTTCCTGGTGGACACGCCGGGCATCCTCCCGGGGCTCGCCGAGGAGCAGAAGGGCACCATCCGTCGTTCCGGCAAGTTCCTCTACGCCTATGTCGAGGCGGATGTCCCCAAGGTGACCGTGGTGCTGCGCAAGGCATATGGCGGCGCGTATGCGGTGATGGGCTGCAAACAACTCGGTGCCGACATCAACCTGGCGTGGCCGAGCGCGAAGATCGCGGTCATGGGTGCGGAGTCGGCGGCTGCGGTGCTCACGCGCCGTCAGACCGAGGGGATGTCGGCGGCCGACTCCGACAAGGTTCGCCGCGACTTCATCGACTTCTACAACACCAACATGGCCACGCCATACCTGGCCGCCGAGCGCGGCTACATCGACGCCGTGATCGAGCCCGCGGAGACCCGGCTGCAGCTGCGAAAGGCGTTGGCGCAGTTGCGCGACAAGACCGAGTACCGGACCCCGCGCAAGCATTACCTGATGCCGATCTGA